The Desulfovulcanus ferrireducens DNA segment GGGCGAAGGCAACTTTCGGCGTCTCATTATGACTTCACACAAGTTTACACGGGATATTCTGGCTTTTTACCGAGATAAACAGGGTCAGTTACATTTTGCCTTCAAAGAAAAGAGCCCTCGGGTGCGTAAGGTTACGGAAAAGGAGATTTTAGCCAAGGCTGAAGAGATCAAGCGACAGATGAGAGAAGCCAAGGCCAATGGCCAAAAGGTCATGTTTTATAGCGCTATTGTTGGCAGTATCCCGGGGCAGACTAAGGTGGCCATAAATATTCTAAATCGTTTTGTGGATTATTTGCGCTCGCGTCTGGATGGCACTTTTATTATCAATCCAGCCGAACATTTTGAGCCGGGCCTGGATGGGGATGACTTGATGTATATGTGGGAGATTGTTCAGCGCAGCGGGTTGATTGATGTGTGGAGGTTCCAGACCGTGGCCGATATAGAGAAGAGTTTTGAACTCATGGGCCAAAAAGTTCCGCCTATCTGGGCAGGGAAAGATGCTACATTTTCTACCGGTTGCACTAAAGAGATGCAAATCGCCCTGGAGGAACAGCGCAAGTATCCGGAAATGCAGATAATTGGGCCAAGTCCGGAAAAGTTTTTCCGCCGTAGAGAGTATGGGGTCGGTAAGTTTTTTGATGCCAGTATTGAGAGGTAAAAAGGAGAGCAGGTAAAAGGCAAAAAGACTAAAAGGTAGAAAAGGTTAAAGAGTCTGTGGCCAAACCTTGCTTAAGAGGACAAATTTTCATAATTTTTTTCAATCCTGATTTCTAATCTGGTAGTCAAAATGGTGTTGAGCCATAGACTCTAAATAGGAGAAGACCAGGGGCATGTATTGTTTCTGTAAGTTGCGACTCACAAAACTATATCTTTGCTGCTTTCTTTTAATTCTGGTTTGGGGCTGTGCTCCTAAGGCGCCGGAGAAGCCTTATTTTGATTATGTGCAGGGAAGAAAGATAGTATCCAGGTTGCCACGTTTGCCTATTGGGCAAGAATTGCGATCATGGCAGGAACTTAAGCCGAGTATTCAAAGAAGTTTGGAGTTTGTGCGTCGTAAAAATGGCTCTGAGGTGGTTTTGAAACGACCGGACTTAACCCTTACTTGGCAGGATTTGCAGGAGACACTGGAACTACTCCTTGAACTCCTGCCCCGCCTGGATCAAGACCCAAAGATTTTAAGCGACTTTTTTGATTTTTATGAGCTAAAACCGGATGTTTTGCTTACAGGCTATTATGAACCGTGGCTGGAAGGCTCGCTTGAACCATCTCCTGAATATCCCTATCCTGTTTACGCCTGTCCGGATGATTTGAAAGTAGTGGACCTGGGTCTGTTTCATCCACGCTGGCAGGGGCAGCGTTTAGTGTATCGCCTGGATAATGGGGAGATAAAGCCGTATTATTCCAGAGCGGAAATTGATGGACAGGGAGTTCTCGCTGGAAAGGGTCTAGAAATTGCCTGGGTTAAAGATAAAATAGCTCTTTTTTTTCTGCATATTCAGGGATCAGGGCGGCTAGTTTTACCGGACGGCCAGGTTAAGCATGTTCTATACGCAGGGAAGAATGGCCGGCCCTATGTATCATTAGGTCGAGTCTTGG contains these protein-coding regions:
- the mltA gene encoding murein transglycosylase A; protein product: MYCFCKLRLTKLYLCCFLLILVWGCAPKAPEKPYFDYVQGRKIVSRLPRLPIGQELRSWQELKPSIQRSLEFVRRKNGSEVVLKRPDLTLTWQDLQETLELLLELLPRLDQDPKILSDFFDFYELKPDVLLTGYYEPWLEGSLEPSPEYPYPVYACPDDLKVVDLGLFHPRWQGQRLVYRLDNGEIKPYYSRAEIDGQGVLAGKGLEIAWVKDKIALFFLHIQGSGRLVLPDGQVKHVLYAGKNGRPYVSLGRVLADNGYLSLENVSLQSIRKFLKEHAEIADDLLYTNPSYVFFRLGDNGPLGSMGQPLTPWVSVASDHSFVPLGSVLFLQTRLPVEEGREKEFSGLVLAQDRGGAINGNHFDLFCGSGSRAEYMAGHLKKRAEIFLLVRKK